The sequence TCCGAACCTCAAAAGCAATTGCTAGCTTTCTGAAGCAGATGTCCCACAGGTGACCAGCTGCACTGGCCCTAATGTTTATTATAAGATTGAGCAAGTGTCTCGAAAGGTGAGGGGTCAGGAGTGGCAAACGGCATTAGGGGCCCCTTGTCATGACCTTTTAAATAACTGCAAGGTTATGTGACTTTAGGGTTAATGGTCACATGTTGGGGTCAGGTGTGAGGCTTGACTAACGCTCTCTGACGTCCAGGGTGCTGACATGTGGGTACACTGACACCAGTCTAATACAAAAAGACACATGGCTGTTGCACGGGCCGAGTTAATAAGAGAAACTGTGGCAAGAGCTTGGAATGGCAAGTCACGCTGGTAATGACAGAGGCTTTATGAAAGCCAGATCTTTGAGTAATGTTGCTTTCTGTTCTCTGgtccaaaatgtatttgtcaactccaagTGGCCCGGGAGAGCCGAAGCTATTGCAACAAGGCTTTTCTCTCAGAAACCATCCAAAGGTTTAATCATCCATGAAGAATATAGGTCATTAGAACTAAGGTGTTAGTTTTAAGGGTGTCCATAGCTAATTAGTTAAGGATCTGAGCTGGTGACAAAAAGCTTTCAGATCAATCTCAGCTGGGATGAAGCAAAACCTGCTCTTACTGACAACACAATTTTAATCTTGAGCCTTTAGTTGAGCTTCCCTGCAATTTGTATACTGTAAAACTAGGAGTTAAGCTACtctttttgtgcaaaaataGTTAGCAATCCTACAAGCTACAAcaaaaagtttgtttgtttgtggtgcTCGGTGACTGACGTCTGTCTACATAAACTGCATAGCGTGAAATGCGCTTATGACCTATGATGTCTCATCGAACAGGGTGCGCAAAGGtatgtaaaaatatacattgACGGGCAGGTAGGACATCATATTATTTCATTGGGACACGGAAAATGGTAAAATGTCATTATTAAGTGCTTTAAACCAACCTTCATTAGACATTAACTGCATTCCTTTTGCCGTTTCTTTTTGACTGAGTTCATTTACTTGGCATATGAGATAGAGGTGGGTTTAAGAGAGTCAATAACTCAATTGTAATGGTGAATATGGGCAAACAATTTGCTATCAAAGCATTTTGTCATGCTTCACTGAAATGTGTTGGAAGAAGTGGAACCACACTATTTTGAAAACAGCTGAGATGCTGTCACGCTACTAAAAAATAGTCAAGTTAGCAATTAAGTTCCTTACGATGCACACTGTAAATCACTGAATTGCTCGCAACATACTTTTAATTAGTGGTGTTTGCAGATTTGACATTCAAATTTTAGCAAAGGGCTGGGTGttataatatttgcatattgaaTTAAGTGGTCAAGGTTTGGCTGGTTAGCACAACACTATTCACTTGCTTCCTTGCAAGTACTGTTATTTCCTTCTGGAAATGCAGATAGTTTAGCAATTGCTTTGCTTACTTGTGAGCATTGCTGTGAGAAAGTAAGTGAAAAGGACAGAAAAGGGTACATGAAGATAAATTGCTCTTGATTTTGGCTCGGCTGTGCGCCGTGCTGATATCATCGCTGCGTGCATACAATTACATGCAACGGACACATTTGTTCTGAAGCGCGCTAAAAAATGGAGTAATACTTGGAGAGAAAACTAGCCCCTACAGTGATTTCACTGTGGACGACATCCATTATCTTACCATATCTGAGGCAAGATGATGTGTAACCACTAATTGGTATCTCCATGGCAACTCATCACAAGCTTAGCTAATGTCAGATCTGCAACATAAATCTTTCACAACAGCTCAGCTCTGAGAGAGAACAGATGCGCTGTAAACAATCCAAGACAATCCAACCATACTGAAGCAGTCCTGACTCAGTAACATCAACACATGAGCTGTGACCACATGGACCATGTATATTTTCTGGGATGTTTTGATTGCACCCAGTTGCAAATTGATCCTTTGTAGGTGATGGTGTTTAGGATTTGTAAAGTTTCTTGTGCAATGTAGGATTTACAAGGCCCAGGCGACGCTCTCACGGCCAAGGCTAAATGATAAAGAGTTCTGCAAAGACATGTTAGACAAGCTAGTTTAGATTTGTATCCCAAATgagacatttatttaaaacaattgacCCTTTGCAAGGCCGCGCCTCAAAAACGTTACTGACCGGTCCAACCTTGCAGCAACTGTTGCCGTCTGCCATATTAGAAGACAATATTAGAAGACAAACTTTTCAAAACCAATACTATTGCAAGTCATACCATGGTATAGGGTTCAGAACTtggaatttgaattgaattagcCAAACCCCACAGGAAGTGGAATTGAAATGAAAGGAAGACAAATTTATTGAATTTAAACAATCATTTTAGTATGCATTCTAGAAAATAATAGTGTTCTTTCACCCTGATCCAAAAAAGTTAAGTTTCTTAATATGAtcaaatatataaactaaaatacaaATTTCTAAAGGTGGcgtttcattcattcatccaaccatccatccatccatccatccatccatccatgcatccatccatccatccatgcatgcgactattcattcattcatccatccaaccatccatccatccatgcgtCCATACatgcttccatccatccatccatccgtccatccatccatacatgaATCTATTCATCCGTCGGTCCATCCATACATGCATCCATCCTTCCGTCCATCTATACATGCTTCTAgaggtgtgacgagacaggtagcACACGAGAGGAGACTTGAGATTGAGTTAACGAGAACGAGacaagacaagatttttacacactatttttaagaaatcctcaatggcaaaatacatgactaaaaatattctgcaggtgtatttgaaatgttttaactaatcaaacttgtaatgaatgtcagttcagttctactttctgagtatgaattatcatatgcagtgaaagacaacaatactcaagtaatgtaaaaggttttgccacaaactcaactgactgacttctcttctgtatgatttcagtctcttcagaccttgctgtacatgatttatgagcttcaacaacttttgacctcctaactgaactcctttccacaaactgatcatagaaataaagagtataaaaatggtaaaacttaacagtaaggtctcatttattaacattaatgtattaaccaacatcaactaacaatgcgCAAtgtatttgctacagtatttattaatctttgtttatattagttaataaaaatagtcattcattgttagttcatgatagttcacagtgcacgcgtttactttcactttcgtgatcgtgcataactctgtaaatatggagcggcggcggCCATTATCCaacttaattaaatgttttttatttaaatacaaagcaaatcGACAGTGGAGGTATAATGTAAAcatagcggtggcatattctttcctaatcatcctaacactctgtcatggcaatatcacgATGAGACTACTTTTTGCCTCAAcaagaaatctcgtcacattttagTCTCGCGAGATGTTGTGACATGAGATTTCGTCACACCCTTACATGCGtccgtccatctgtccatccgtccTTCCATCcagtctgtccatccatccagccatccagccatccatccgtccgtccgtccgtccatccatacATGCATCTATTCATCCTTCCATTCATCCATACatgcttccatccatccatccgtccagtcaatccatccaaccatccacccatccatccatccatccgtccgtccatccatacATACGTCCATCCTTCCGTCCATCTATACATGCTTCTATCTGTCCACTCATCCATCCAGCAATCATCCATCCATGCGTCCATCCGTCCATacatccgtccgtccatccatccatccatccatccatccatccgtccatccgtccatccatccatccgtccatccatccatccgtccatccatccatccgtccatccatccatccgtccatacGTCCATCCATACATACGTCCATCCATACATACGTCCATCCATACATACGTCCATCCATACATACGTCCATCCTTCCGTCCATCTATACATGCTTCCATCTGTCCACTCATCCATCCAGCCATCATCCATCCAtgcgtccatccatccatgcttCCATccttctgtccatccatccgtctgttcatccatctgtctgtccgttcgtccatccgtccgtctgtccgtccatccatccatccatccatccatcattgtCTGTGTCCACAAGATCTACAAAATGTTaagctcttaaaaaaaaaaaaaaaaaacacgtataAACAAAGGCCAACATTCAAAGCTTGACAATCTTTGTGTAGTAAAAAACACGAGTTAAAATGTAGTGTATAtgaattttaattcatgaattgTAAATTCCAAAAGCTTTATAATTTCTGCCCCGGGACAGAGTAACTAATATGAATATAATGTTGGGATGACTTGCCAGAGCATTACAttctattatgctttttcttCCAACGTACAACTGACAGACAGATGTTGCTTCGCCCTCACAAGAATGCTGGTCATTTGTCAGGTTTTCCAGCACAGTATGCCAATACAATCTCATTTCTTTCAAGGTGAATGTTACTTCAAACTTTTTAGTAGGACAGCATAAATATAGATGGGAGGAATTATCCTTCACATGTCATAAATCATGCACAATATGCTACTGATGAACTCTGAGCTATGTACTTTTCAGGAGCAGACCAAAGGAGCAGGGATATAACCTCAAACACAATTTAATCTCAATATTCCAGATGTTTTGGCATCTagaagtaaaaacagaaaagctGACCAAATAGAATTTGACATTATTTGTTAACAATACCTCCTAAATGTAAAGTACAGCAAAAGCAATCATACTACTCAAACGGGCCAAAGATGTAAATAGTTGCTCAAAGAAACTGCAGAGCTGGCACTGACTGTAATGGAAGGCCAGAAGGGATCCACAGACCCTTTTCCCCCATTCAAACCTGATAAAATGAGTTAGAAAGAATGCATTGTTTATGGAAATTAGATAATTGGAATGCATATTCAAATTAGTCAAAATATTCAATAAACAAACATGCAATGGTCCAAACACTCATTTATACAGGAAGATTTATATGTGAACTGACCAACcgcagtttttgttttgttttgttttgttttgttttgatttgggtttgatttgtttttgaatttagAGACCCTAAAATGGCatttgcagaaaaaaaacaacaacaactatatTCCATAAAATATTCTTTCAAGTGCACAAGGCAAAATGTTCATAAGCTTGCACTAGTTTTTCCTGTGTGCATGCTGAAGTTTCTCGCATGTAAAAATGTTGGGTTTTTTTCTGCAAATGTCAGTTTGATGCTCTGTACAATTACACCACAATAATAGGCCGAAGtgacagaaaataaaatttaaataatggcaTTGCAGTCTTTGCAAACAGTTGAATACAAATCACAAAACGATGAGTTTAGACTCATCAGAATTTCTGCCAGCCTAAAAGTAAGTACCGTACTTATTTTacacttacagttttttccaattgctaacacacaatttttcaaactagtctggttttatcaaaacacttaacacaattcacaaaaccacacacccaaactgcaaaatacctcatatatcctgcaaaatgaagcactgcaaccgaaactacacagagcattatcaaaatcaaacttttgcatgaaatggcacacacttcattcatattaccagatttttgcctaaccacctacacactgttgggcataatgaaaagcacccccatctttagtatgctttgccataatactaaaatatgtatcagattgttcacatgcacagaaatatttgcagatacacacacatgctgttgcaacatttttatttttttttccttcactacagtaaacaagtcagtacaacataagcacagcagatatatttacatgggactgaacaaaaatattcttacaaaaaaagtaaactgaaaaagaaaatttctgaaaaaaaatatattacagtaaaaaaaaacaaaacaaaaaaaaaggcaagaaaaataattaggcagcatcttgccgcacagccgggtctggccacaacgcctcgtcaacatcacaggcaatatcttcccttgccagacatcgagggaagaagcgccttgagtgccttatccatccctgaattgcacccacatcaatctcatcacatgcctcttccatggcctgcacaagaggcatgcacacaaagggctgccggtcgtataccttccaccgccatgccgaaaagaattcttctatggggttcagaaatggggagtatggtgggaggtattgcacgagaaatgttgggtggtcagcaaaccagttttggactggggctgcacgatgaaagctcacgttgtcccatactacaacgtaccggtttctttgatggtctgcatcattcatacgctctggtggtatgagaatgttgtgaagtctgtccagaaatgtgagaatatgggctgtgttgtatggtccaagtttggcatgacggtggaggacaccatgcatattggagatggcagcgcacattgtgatgttcccaccacgttggccaggaacatctataatggctctgtggccaatgaggtttctccctcttcttctggtctttgctaggttgaacccagcctcatctataaagatgaactcatgtgggattgcatgagcatccatttccagtactccctgaaaacaaagaacaaaaatcactcaatatggtgttatccagtacactgggaaacaatgttgtgtgtagtgtactgcagtcaatatagtacttacatccacatatgctcgtctgaactctttgtttctttgagagtttctctcaaacggcaccttataaagttgtttcattctgatttggtttcgcttgagaatgcg is a genomic window of Chanodichthys erythropterus isolate Z2021 chromosome 14, ASM2448905v1, whole genome shotgun sequence containing:
- the LOC137036507 gene encoding uncharacterized protein, yielding MKQLYKVPFERNSQRNKEFRRAYVDGVLEMDAHAIPHEFIFIDEAGFNLAKTRRRGRNLIGHRAIIDVPGQRGGNITMCAAISNMHGVLHRHAKLGPYNTAHILTFLDRLHNILIPPERMNDADHQRNRYVVVWDNVSFHRAAPVQNWFADHPTFLVQYLPPYSPFLNPIEEFFSAWRWKVYDRQPFVCMPLVQAMEEACDEIDVGAIQGWIRHSRRFFPRCLAREDIACDVDEALWPDPAVRQDAA